In Vigna unguiculata cultivar IT97K-499-35 chromosome 3, ASM411807v1, whole genome shotgun sequence, a single genomic region encodes these proteins:
- the LOC114175543 gene encoding uncharacterized protein LOC114175543 encodes MDIDPPVRKFGPILDRWKAFKRNLSRVKRKRDIGEGEFVTNEEVGVHDINEDYDTNELDFDVDSDEGVDTVGPKFCKIRPEDMNKDFKFKLGMEFGSLKDFKQALMEHSVLNGKEVKFVKNDQKRVRAICKKKCGFLIMASRVGGRETYRVKTLIGRHKCGRVFGNKNANKDWIAQVLIDRFMNVGIMIMAQIIDEVKKTYNVGITPWRAGKVKQIAMDCLVGDGQRQYGRLYDYVAELLRVKARTFKIKINQPQPTMPPRFGCFYMCLDGCKQWFLARCRPFIGVDGCHLKTAYGGQLLVAVGRDPNDQYYSLAFAGLMTVLNGVEHCFCLRHLYSNFKKKFGGGVVIRDLMMGAAKATYYA; translated from the exons ATGGATATTGATCCACCTGTGAGGAAGTTTGGGCCTATTTTGGATAGGTGGAAAGCATTCAAACGGAATTTAAGCAGAGTCAAAAGGAAAAGAGATATTGGTGAAGGGGAATTTGTGACAAATGAAGAAGTTGGAGTGCATGACATTAATGAGGACTACGATACAAATGAATTAGATTTTGATGTTGACAGTGATGAGGGTGTTGACACAGTTGGTCccaaattttgtaagattagACCTGAAGATATGAATAAAgacttcaaatttaaattgggaATGGAGTTTGGATCTTTGAAGGACTTTAAACAAGCTTTAATGGAGCATAGTGTTCTTAATGGAAAagaagtaaagtttgttaaaaatgaTCAGAAGCGAGTGAGGGCAATTTGCAAGAAGAAATGTGGTTTTCTAATCATGGCTAGCAGGGTTGGAGGGAGGGAAACCTACAGAGTCAAGACACTTATTGGGCGTCATAAATGTGGAAGGGTATTTGGaaacaaaaatgcaaataaGGACTGGATTGCTCAGGTCCTTATAGAcagatttatgaatgttggtatTATGATTATGGCTCAAATAATTGACGAGGTGAAGAAGACATATAATGTAGGTATAACACCATGGAGGGCTGGGAAAGTAAAACAGATTGCCATGGACTGTTTGGTTGGGGATGGTCAACGACAATATGGTCGTTTATATGACTATGTGGCTGAATTATTGAGAGTCAAAGCTAGAACTTTCAAGATTAAGATAAATCAACCCCAACCAACTATGCCACCTAGGTTTGGCTGTTTTTACATGTGTTTAGATGGATGTAAGCAATGGTTTTTGGCTAGATGCAGACCCTTTATAGGTGTGGATGGTTGCCACTTGAAGACAGCATATGGTGGTCAATTGTTGGTTGCAGTGGGTAGGGACCCCAATGATCAATACTATTCGCTGGCTTTTGCA GGCCTAATGACTGTCTTGAATGGAGTGGAGCATTGTTTCTGTTTGCGACACTTATATAGCAATTTCAAGAAGAAATTTGGTGGTGGTGTAGTGATCAGAGACTTGATGATGGGAGCAGCAAAGGCAACGTACTATGCATGA
- the LOC114175704 gene encoding RING-H2 finger protein ATL13: protein MGRGDAFVSQPEQPPYFLSQPNPPFPPTARSDSFSLNDRALKVSPSILLIIIILAIVFFISGLLHLLVRFLWRPQTREPDDLDNATALQGQLQQLFHLHDAGVDQSFIDTLPVFLYKAIIGLKNPFDCAVCLCEFEPEDKLRLLPKCSHAFHMECIDTWLLSHSTCPLCRASLLPEFSVGNSCSPYVLVLESGSESSREIVPEREAGVGRSSSVMTSNSRLGCHGDSEFGSTRVDLKSGELLSEAPGPTVPNGVEKVVTVKLGKFKSVDGGGDGGEGSSTTNNVDSRRCFSMGSFAYVMDESSSLQVPIRTPIKKQSSKKKSGLPLTPGHRPAMSECDCESRRDFKFAVFDATIVEDDVASSGAATERTTYNGNSAAIGRGRKESFSISKIWLRGKKDKPNAVADSSRRAVSFRFPAKSSAVASSGSADDDLKGKNSKFDTRSTISEMDIGKWENGGGSEFDFDEENQSCYSMDSSQARAPSFARRTLLWLTGGRQNKVVHSASNL, encoded by the coding sequence ATGGGTAGGGGTGACGCCTTTGTGTCTCAACCAGAACAGCCACCATATTTTCTCTCACAGCCAAACCCACCTTTTCCTCCCACTGCTCGATCTGATAGTTTCAGTTTGAACGATAGGGCCTTGAAGGTTAGTCCGAGCATCCTTTTGATCATTATAATTCTGGCTattgttttcttcatttctGGTCTGCTACACCTGCTGGTTAGATTTCTGTGGAGACCCCAAACCAGAGAGCCCGATGATTTAGACAATGCCACTGCCCTTCAAGGCCAATTGCAGCAACTCTTCCACCTGCATGATGCTGGGGTCGACCAGTCATTCATTGACACCCTCCCTGTCTTCCTCTACAAGGCCATCATAGGACTCAAGAACCCCTTTGACTGTGCCGTTTGTTTGTGTGAGTTTGAGCCTGAGGACAAGCTCAGGTTGCTTCCAAAATGTAGCCACGCTTTTCACATGGAGTGTATTGACACCTGGCTCTTGTCTCACTCTACTTGTCCTCTTTGTAGAGCCAGCTTACTCCCTGAATTCTCTGTAGGCAACTCCTGTTCTCCCTATGTTCTTGTCCTTGAATCTGGGAGTGAGAGTTCCAGGGAGATTGTTCCCGAAAGAGAGGCCGGTGTCGGAAGGTCTAGTTCGGTTATGACTTCAAATTCTCGTCTTGGATGCCATGGAGATAGTGAATTTGGATCAACCCGCGTGGATTTGAAATCAGGTGAGTTATTAAGTGAAGCTCCTGGTCCAACAGTGCCAAATGGTGTGGAAAAAGTGGTTACTGTTAAGCTGGGAAAGTTTAAAAGTGTGGATGGTGGAGGTGATGGTGGGGAAGGGAGTAGTACTACCAACAATGTGGATTCTAGAAGGTGTTTTTCTATGGGGTCATTTGCTTATGTTATGGACGAAAGTTCCTCGCTCCAAGTGCCCATACGAACCCCAATCAAGAAGCAATCGAGTAAGAAGAAGTCTGGTTTGCCTTTGACTCCAGGACACAGGCCTGCAATGTCAGAATGTGACTGTGAATCCAGAAGGGATTTCAAGTTTGCAGTCTTTGATGCAACTATAGTTGAGGACGATGTTGCTAGCAGTGGGGCTGCAACCGAAAGGACAACATATAATGGGAATAGTGCTGCAATTGGAAGAGGCAGAAAGGAAAGTTTTTCCATATCAAAGATTTGGCTCAGGGGGAAGAAGGATAAACCAAATGCTGTGGCGGATTCGTCTAGAAGGGCTGTTTCATTTCGCTTCCCGGCGAAGTCTAGTGCTGTTGCTTCTTCGGGTAGTGCTGATGATGATTTGAAAGGAAAGAATTCCAAGTTTGATACAAGGAGTACCATTTCTGAGATGGATATTGGGAAGTGGGAGAATGGAGGAGGAAGCGAATTCGATTTCGATGAGGAAAACCAGAGTTGTTATAGTATGGATTCTTCTCAAGCTAGGGCACCATCTTTTGCTAGAAGGACTTTGCTTTGGCTCACCGGAGGAAGACAGAACAAGGTCGTTCACTCCGCTTCCAATCTCTAG